The Streptomyces sp. NBC_00286 nucleotide sequence CATCGGGCCGTCCTCACCCCGGTACTGCGGTTCCCGGCCGCTGACGGTCTCCATGCGACGGAAGTAGGGCAGCACGGAGGCGTAGTCCCAGCCGTCGCAGCCCGCCTTGGCCCACGCGTCGAAGTCCGCGCCGTGCCCCCGCAGGTACACCATCGCGTTGATGCTGCTCGACCCGCCGAGCGTGCGCCCCCGAGGCCAGTTGTGGACCACCCCGCCGGTGCCGGGCTGGGGAACGGTGTCGTAGGAGTAGTCGATCTCCGTGCCCCACAGCGCGGGCCACGCGGGTGGCACGGCAATCTCGGGCGCGTCGTCGGAAGGACCGGATTCGAGCAGGAGAACGCGCGTGTCCTGATCTTCCGACAGCCGCGCGGCCAGAACGCAGCCGGCCGACCCGGCACCGATCACCACGTAGTCGTAACGAGCAGCCATGGCCACCACAGCCCACCACCTCTGGTTCGGCGGTCCGCGCCGGCCCCATCGCCCGCACGGTGAAAAACCTGCTACAGATTCTTGTCAGTCACGTTGCAGAGTTGTTGACTGATTCCGCCTCGGCCTTTGTCGCGCAAGGCCAAGTCTGGTGAGAGGGCACACACAGTGATGTCGTCGACCGCAGGAACAGAACAGTCAGGCTCTCTCCCGGCCGAGCTCTGGCGAGAGCAGTTGGGCGGTGCTTTCGGCCGGCTCGTCCCCGAGGCCATCGGAGCGCGGGCCGCCCATGGGCGAATGGCCGGCACGCAGCTCGGGTCGATCGCCGCCTACCGGGTGAGCGGCACCCCGCAGATCGTGCGGCGCACCCCAAGGGCCGTACGGCAGACACCGATCGACCTGCTCAAGATCTGCGTACAGCTGAGCGGGTACGCCACCGTGTGCCAGGACGACCGCGAGATCGCGATCGCGCCCGGCCAGATGGCGATCTACGACACCGGCAGGCCGTACCACCTGCGTCTGGAGCGGCAGTGGTCGTGCGCGGTCATGGCTTTCCCCCGGGGCGCGTTGAGCCTGCCCGAGCGCATGGTCGTCACATCGATGAGCCATGCCTATCCGCTCGCGGACGGACCTGGCGCGGTGCTGGCCGGCTTCGTATCGTCCGCGGTATCGCAGCGAGATTCGATCCCCCGGACATCCGCCGATCGGCTCGGCGAAGCGGGGCTGCATCTGGTGGCGGCGGCATTGAGCGACGCCGCCCCCTGTGGCAACGATGGCGCGGCGGACGCATTGCGCCTGCAGATCCTGAACTACATCAGAGCGCACCTCGCCGAACCGGATCTGACACATGCGCGGGTCGCCGCCGTGCACCACATGAGCGCGCGCACGCTGCACCGACTGTTCGAGCACGAGTCATGCACCGTCACCGACTACATACGGTCTCGCCGCCTCGAAGCGGCGAGGCGTGACCTGGCCGACCCGCTGCTCGCCCATCGCAGCATCGCGGCGATCGCCGCCCACTGGTGCTTCGTCGGCCAGGCGCACTTCACCCGCGCCTTCCACGCCAAGTACGGCATGAACCCCTCGGCTGCCCGTCGCGGCGCCCCAGCTACTCCGTCCGCAAAGCCGTAGCCGTACGCGTCCTGGCCGCCCAGCCCGCCGGGAGCAGGGCGCCCAGCAGCGCGATGGCGATCCCTGCCCGGCCCGAGGCGACCTGTCGCCGGAGGAGGCCGAGGAGGCGGTGCCCGGGCCGGAGGGCGATCCGGTGAGCGCGTGAGCGCCACAACGACTGGACCGAGGAAGCGGGGTCAGCCCGCCCCGCCGTCGAGCAGCCAGTGGTAGCGCAGCCGCAGCGCCCGCTCCGTGCTGGCCGCCACAGTGACGAGCCCGATCACGGTGTTGCCCCATGCCGGCAGATCGATGGGCGAGGTGAAGGTCCCGACGTACTGGGCGATGCCCTCCGGGGCCCGGGTGACCTGTTCGGCGAGCTGAAGGATCAGGATGACCAGGCCGATGACGAGCACGATCCGCGAGAGGAAACCGATCCCGCGGCTCAGTACGGGATGCGACCGGTCGAGGCGTGCGCGGCGCCCCTCGGCAGAGGCAGGGTCCGGGACGAGTGGGAACTCGGCGCCCTCGGCGGTGACGTAGTGGCAGCGCTTGAGCCCGAAGCCGCTCGTCCTTACTTCGACGGTGCCGCCCTGGACGGGGAAAACGGCGGGGACTTTGGACTCGGCGTGATGCCTTCCGTCGAGGTACAGGTGGGCCTTGACGTAGCCCTCCGACTGATTCTGATGTCTGACGTCGACGGTGTAGACCGTCTGCCGGCCGTCGTCGTTCGTCAGCCGCAGATGGAACAGTGCGCGGGTCAGCACCTGCCACCAGCGGAAACGCTTCAACGGTCGCCCGTCCCCGGGCTTGACCCGCTGCGTGGCCCGACGATGTCGCCACTCCTTGAGCATGCCTCTACTCCTGTTACTTGCTGGGTTCCGCCGGGCAAGCGAGGTCCTGCGTCGGGCGTTGCCCAGTGGTCAGGAATGCCGTCACCGTGTCGTTCGCGCACGTGTTGGGGCCGAACGGATAGACACCGTGTCCGCCCTGGTCGGCCGTCACCATCGTGGCCCGCTTCCCGAACGCCCGCCGCAGCTCCCGGGCGCCGGCCAGAGGTGTCCCCGGGTCGCGCTCGTTCTGCACCATGAGCACGTTCGACGGGCCCCGGTCACCGATGCGCACCGGCGGCTCGACCCGCTTGTCCGGCCAGAACGCGCACGGTCCGATGCCGGCCGAAGACCCGCCCAGCATCGGGTACTTCAGCCGGTCGACCGCGACGTTGCGCTGGTACTCCCGGACCGTCTCCGGCCAGCGCGAATCACTGCAGATCACATAAAAACGCGCGGCCATGGAGTTCTCCATATCCTTCATCGACGGCGGGGTGTCGGGCGGCAGCGGCCGGTCCCTGTCGAGCGCCTGCCACATCTCGGCCACCGAGGGCATGGACGCGTCGCTGTAGAGGCGGTCGAAGGTGAGCCCGCGGAACAACGTCCCGTCCATACCCCGGACCGGCTTCGCGTCCAGCCGCTTCGCGAGTTCGACGAACTTCGCGGTCACCTGCCGCGGTGTGGTGCCCAGACCGTACTCGGGGCGTGCCGCCGCGAACGCCGCGAAGTCCGGGAACCGGTCCTCCAATCCACGGGCGAGCAACCGCGTGGCCGTGACGTCGTAGCCGCCGGGGCCCAGGTTGCTGTCGAGCACGATCCGGTCGCTGCGCCCCGGGAACATGGTCGTGTACACCGCACCGAGGTAGGAGCCGTAGGACCCACCGAGGTACGAGAGCTTCGGCTCGCCCAGCGCCGCCCGGATCCGATCCATGTCGCGCGCGGTGTTCGCGGTGGTGGTGTGCGGCAGCATCGATGCCGTCTTCGAGGTGGCGCACTGCTCGGCGATGGTCCGCGCGCTGCCGGCCTGCCGCGCGACATCGGCCGCGTTGTGCGCGTACGGCGGCAGATTGCCGCGGTTGCGTTGTGCCAGTGTCAGATCGCAGGTCACCGGCGCGCTGCGACCGGTGCCGCGCGGGTCGAGGCCGATCACGTCGTAGAAGTCCAGCACTTCCTGCGGCAGCTTTGAGGCGGCGAGAACGGCCGGGTAGCCGAGTCCTGTGATGCCGGGGCCGCCTGGATTGGTCAGCAGCACGCCGCGGCGCTGCGACGGGTCCTCGCTCGCCAGCCGGGAGATCGCGATCTCGATCTGCCGGCCGTCGGGCTTGCGGTAGTCCAGCGGAACTTCGAGTGTCGAGCACTCGAGACGGGGTGGGGCGGCCTTACCGGGTGCGTCGGCCTTCTCCGAGCACGGGCCCCACCGCAGGGTGTCCGGCGTCGCCGCCGCGTCCGGCGTCGCCACCGACACTCCCGGAGTCACGGTCAGCGCCGTCGCGGTCGCCGTCACCACGGTGACGGCGAGGGCGATGGACAAGGTCTTTTTGTGCATCTGGTGTCCTCCTGAGGGGCGCGTACGGGGCGCCGGATTGGGCCGGCATGGGACGGCCCCGCCGCTGAGCGGACTTGCCGAAGTCCGGTGCGGTACGGGGCCCTTGTCCCGGCACGCGAACGAGTCTGTCCGTGCCAGCACAGCCGGCACGTCAGCCCGGCGGCTCGAACCGTCTTCGACCACGGGCGAGGCGGTGCTTCGACTCTGGTCTAGGCCCGCCTCAGCCCTTGGTCTGACTCACCCGCCGTACGGTGTCGCGACAATGGCCAGGTGAATACAGACGTCGCGCCACGGCTCGGGTGGTGGCAGCAGACCTGGCGGCTGGTGGCGGCCGCGGCAGTGGGCATCCCCCTCTGGCTCTCCATCGGTGTGCTGCTGCGGGAGCAGACAGGCGAAACGAGCGCGTGGTTCGCCATCGGCGACCCGCTGGTGGCTCTCGGCTGCCTGACGGCGCTTCTGTGGCGGCGGCGGTTCCCGCTCGTCGTCGCCATGACGGTCGCCATCGCCTCGACCACGTCGGCACTCGCGTCCGGCGCCGCGTTTCTGGCGCTGGTCTCGATCTCCACTCGTCGCCGTCCGGTGGAGATCGGTGCCGTCGGGCTCGTCTTCGTGACCGCGTCACAGTTCGCCAGCGGGCTCTACCCGGTACGGAGTTCGTCCGCCTCCTTATGGCTCCAGCTCGCGTTTCCGGTACTGATCGCGGGCATCGCGGTGGCCGCGGGCATGGCCATCGGCGCCCGCCGTGTCGAAGTGCGGTCCTTGCGCGACCGGGCGGAGAGCGCGGAACGGGAACAGACCGCACGCGCGGCGCAGGCACGGGCCCTGGAACGCAACCGGATCGCCCGCGAGATGCACGACGTACTCGCGCACCGCATCTCCCTGGTCGCCATGCAGGCCGGAGTGCTGGACCACCGCAGCGGCGGCCTCACAGCCGAGGAGAACCGCGTACTGGTCCGCGGCATCGCCGACGGCTCCCACCAAGCCCTGGAAGAACTACGGGACGTCCTCGGCGTGCTCCGCGCCGACCCGGGCCGCCCGGAGCCACCCCAGCCCGACTTCGACCGAATCCCCGACCTGGTGGCCGAGGCCCGCACCTCCGGACTGGACGTCACGCTCACCACCACCGTGACGGGAACACCGCCCGACGCCATCGGGCGCACCTGCTACCGGATCGTCCAGGAAGGCCTGACCAACGCCGCCAAACACGCCCCCGGCGCACACGTACACATCACCCTCGAAGGAACAGCCGGCGACGAACTCAACGTCACCGTCCACAACTCCCCCTCCACCCCAGCAATCACCCAACCACCGGAATCGGGATTCGGCCTGCTCGGCCTCACCGAACGCATCACCCTCGCCGGCGGAAAACTCAACCACCACCCCACCCCCGACAACGGCTACCTCCTCACCGCGCAACTACCCTGGCCGCACCCCACCCACGAAACGAGAACCTGAGTGGATACCGATCAGGAACCGGTGCGTGTCGTCATCGTCGACGACGAACAACTGGTGCGCATGGCGCTGCGAC carries:
- a CDS encoding alpha/beta hydrolase; the protein is MHKKTLSIALAVTVVTATATALTVTPGVSVATPDAAATPDTLRWGPCSEKADAPGKAAPPRLECSTLEVPLDYRKPDGRQIEIAISRLASEDPSQRRGVLLTNPGGPGITGLGYPAVLAASKLPQEVLDFYDVIGLDPRGTGRSAPVTCDLTLAQRNRGNLPPYAHNAADVARQAGSARTIAEQCATSKTASMLPHTTTANTARDMDRIRAALGEPKLSYLGGSYGSYLGAVYTTMFPGRSDRIVLDSNLGPGGYDVTATRLLARGLEDRFPDFAAFAAARPEYGLGTTPRQVTAKFVELAKRLDAKPVRGMDGTLFRGLTFDRLYSDASMPSVAEMWQALDRDRPLPPDTPPSMKDMENSMAARFYVICSDSRWPETVREYQRNVAVDRLKYPMLGGSSAGIGPCAFWPDKRVEPPVRIGDRGPSNVLMVQNERDPGTPLAGARELRRAFGKRATMVTADQGGHGVYPFGPNTCANDTVTAFLTTGQRPTQDLACPAEPSK
- a CDS encoding helix-turn-helix domain-containing protein, which codes for MSSTAGTEQSGSLPAELWREQLGGAFGRLVPEAIGARAAHGRMAGTQLGSIAAYRVSGTPQIVRRTPRAVRQTPIDLLKICVQLSGYATVCQDDREIAIAPGQMAIYDTGRPYHLRLERQWSCAVMAFPRGALSLPERMVVTSMSHAYPLADGPGAVLAGFVSSAVSQRDSIPRTSADRLGEAGLHLVAAALSDAAPCGNDGAADALRLQILNYIRAHLAEPDLTHARVAAVHHMSARTLHRLFEHESCTVTDYIRSRRLEAARRDLADPLLAHRSIAAIAAHWCFVGQAHFTRAFHAKYGMNPSAARRGAPATPSAKP
- a CDS encoding sensor histidine kinase — protein: MNTDVAPRLGWWQQTWRLVAAAAVGIPLWLSIGVLLREQTGETSAWFAIGDPLVALGCLTALLWRRRFPLVVAMTVAIASTTSALASGAAFLALVSISTRRRPVEIGAVGLVFVTASQFASGLYPVRSSSASLWLQLAFPVLIAGIAVAAGMAIGARRVEVRSLRDRAESAEREQTARAAQARALERNRIAREMHDVLAHRISLVAMQAGVLDHRSGGLTAEENRVLVRGIADGSHQALEELRDVLGVLRADPGRPEPPQPDFDRIPDLVAEARTSGLDVTLTTTVTGTPPDAIGRTCYRIVQEGLTNAAKHAPGAHVHITLEGTAGDELNVTVHNSPSTPAITQPPESGFGLLGLTERITLAGGKLNHHPTPDNGYLLTAQLPWPHPTHETRT